In the Acidimicrobiia bacterium genome, GACTCGTACGGCGTCCCGTTCCGCGACCAGCTCCGCCACCTGGTGCTTCCCTCGATGATGGGGTACGTCGTCGCCGGGTTCCGTGTCGCCGTCCTCGCCGGGTGGGGGGCGGTGTCGCTGGCGGAGTGGTTCGGTAACAACCAGGGCGCCGGGTACCGGGCCCACTATTGGTACGACACCGGGAACTTCGAGGGGCTGATGGGCTGGGGGATCGTCATCCTGGCGGTCGTCATCACGGTCGACAGGACAGTTCTCGAGCGAATCGTCCGGGCCTCGTTCAAGTGGCGCTCGAACATCGGCGGACTCAGCGTCGCCGAGTCGCGCACGTGACGGCGCGAGAGGAGGAGTGACGTGGCAGTGTTGACGGCGACCAAGGTCGTGAAGGACTTCCCGCCGCCGACGAAGAACCAGCCGACGGTGCGCGCCCTCGACGGCATCGACTTCGACATGCGGGGCCAGACCTTCGTCTCCATGGTCGGGCCGTCGGGGTGCGGCAAGTCGACGTTCCTGAACATCGTGTCCGGTATCGAAACGCCGACATCCGGTGCTGTTGCCGTCACCGCGGACGACGGCAGGCCGGCCAGGCTCGGCTACGTCTTCCAGGATCCGAGGCTCCTCCCATGGCGGACCGTGATCGACAACCTCATGTACGTCCACCTCGACAAGTCGGACGCCAACCGCAAGAGCATCGGCGAATTCATCGACCTGGTGGGCCTCAAGGGGTTCGAGCACATGTATCCCGCTCATCTCTCCGGAGGGATGCAGCAGCGGGTCGGCATCGCCCGGGCGTTCTCCGTCGAGCCCGATCTGCTTCTCATGGACGAGCCGTTCAGCCACCTCGACGCCATCACAGCCAGGTCGCTGCGGACCGAGCTGCAGCGGATCTGGGAGAAGACGAAAAAGACGGTGCTCTTCGTCACGCACGACGTGCTGGAAGCCGTGCAGCTCTCCGACCGGATCATCATCGTCGACTACGGCGGGAGGAACTTCGCCGACATCCCGATCGACCTGCCGTACCCGAGGCTCCAGACCGATCCGGCCGTGGCGACGATGCAGGCCGAGATCCTCGCCGTGTTCGAGGACATGG is a window encoding:
- a CDS encoding ABC transporter ATP-binding protein, which codes for MAVLTATKVVKDFPPPTKNQPTVRALDGIDFDMRGQTFVSMVGPSGCGKSTFLNIVSGIETPTSGAVAVTADDGRPARLGYVFQDPRLLPWRTVIDNLMYVHLDKSDANRKSIGEFIDLVGLKGFEHMYPAHLSGGMQQRVGIARAFSVEPDLLLMDEPFSHLDAITARSLRTELQRIWEKTKKTVLFVTHDVLEAVQLSDRIIIVDYGGRNFADIPIDLPYPRLQTDPAVATMQAEILAVFEDMEQRREELDPRIAEEAEADVGRRRLGSRGESS